The following proteins come from a genomic window of Mariniflexile sp. TRM1-10:
- a CDS encoding peptidylprolyl isomerase, whose amino-acid sequence MLLKINNLKFTNNLKQLVFLFITLLIVNNISAQEVINDEKVQETPKKVDSTSTQNAKKVDGVAAVVGDYIILDSDVDKAYLQLQAQGVNTTDIKPCELFGKLLEDKLYAHQAIQDSIQVSDSEIRKNVDYQIEQFLAQTNGSMEKLLEFYKKDDEKAFRDEMFEINKSNQLAAKMQAKIVEEIEITPEEVRAFFEKIPKDERPTFGTELKVAQIVAEPKISEEEKQRVINRLKEFKADIIENGASFRSKAILYSEDPGSASKGGKYTLNRKQPRMVKEFRQVAFSLQEGEISEPFETDFGYHIIQCEKIRGQEYDVAHILLSPKVSAEAVKEAKERLENVRQRIVEGKISFADAAREASDEKETRGDGGQLINPTTQDYNFELTRMEPELYSQIQNLKDGEVSLVLKEEDRTGKIKFKILMVTDRIDEHEADYARDYLKIKQLALDEKKIKAIAKWQEEKILDTYIKISGEYRNCKFSSNWLKK is encoded by the coding sequence ATGCTATTAAAAATAAACAATTTGAAATTTACAAATAATTTGAAACAACTCGTTTTTTTATTCATAACCCTACTCATAGTAAATAATATATCTGCACAAGAAGTAATAAACGACGAGAAAGTACAGGAAACACCTAAAAAAGTAGATTCAACGAGTACCCAAAATGCTAAAAAAGTTGATGGCGTTGCAGCCGTTGTGGGTGATTATATTATTTTAGATTCAGATGTAGATAAAGCCTATTTGCAATTACAAGCGCAAGGTGTTAACACGACCGATATAAAACCATGTGAATTATTTGGGAAATTATTAGAAGACAAATTGTATGCACATCAAGCGATACAAGATAGTATTCAAGTTTCTGACTCCGAAATAAGAAAGAATGTAGATTACCAAATCGAACAATTCTTGGCACAAACGAATGGCTCTATGGAAAAGCTTTTAGAGTTTTATAAAAAGGACGATGAAAAAGCGTTTAGAGACGAGATGTTCGAAATTAATAAAAGCAATCAATTAGCAGCTAAAATGCAGGCCAAAATTGTTGAGGAAATTGAAATAACGCCTGAAGAAGTACGCGCATTTTTCGAAAAAATCCCTAAAGACGAACGTCCAACATTTGGAACCGAATTAAAAGTAGCCCAAATAGTTGCAGAACCTAAAATATCAGAAGAAGAAAAACAACGCGTTATTAATAGGTTAAAGGAGTTTAAAGCTGATATTATTGAAAACGGAGCTAGTTTCCGTTCTAAAGCCATACTGTATTCCGAAGACCCTGGGTCGGCAAGTAAAGGTGGAAAATATACCTTGAACAGAAAACAACCACGAATGGTTAAAGAGTTTAGGCAAGTAGCGTTTTCACTTCAAGAAGGTGAAATATCTGAACCTTTTGAAACCGATTTTGGATATCATATCATTCAATGTGAAAAAATTAGAGGACAAGAATACGATGTAGCCCACATCTTATTATCACCAAAAGTATCTGCCGAAGCTGTAAAAGAAGCAAAAGAGCGTTTAGAAAACGTAAGACAGCGTATTGTCGAGGGTAAAATATCGTTTGCCGATGCTGCAAGGGAAGCCAGTGATGAAAAAGAAACACGTGGCGATGGCGGGCAATTGATAAACCCAACCACCCAAGATTATAATTTTGAGTTAACCAGAATGGAACCGGAGTTATATTCACAAATCCAAAACTTAAAAGACGGTGAAGTTAGTTTGGTATTAAAAGAAGAAGACCGAACCGGTAAAATCAAGTTTAAAATTTTAATGGTCACTGATAGAATAGACGAGCACGAAGCAGATTATGCACGCGATTATTTAAAAATTAAGCAACTGGCTTTAGATGAAAAAAAGATAAAAGCAATTGCAAAATGGCAGGAAGAAAAGATTTTAGATACTTATATAAAAATTAGTGGAGAATATAGAAATTGTAAATTTTCCAGCAACTGGTTAAAAAAGTAA
- a CDS encoding aconitate hydratase: MAFDIEMIKDVYSRTKERVDIAREVVGRPLTLSEKILYNHLWDGNPTKAFERGKDYVDFAPDRIACQDATAQMALLQFMQAGKSKVAVPTTVHCDHLIQAKEGAAADLKHANSVSSEVFNFLESVSNKYGIGFWKPGAGIIHQVVLENYAFPGGMMIGTDSHTVNAGGLGMVAIGVGGADAVDVMAGMAWELKFPKLIGVKLTGKLSGWTAPKDVILKVAEILTVKGGTGAIVEYFGPGAIAMSCTGKGTICNMGAEIGATTSTFGYDESMERYLRSTDRADVADAANAVKEYLTADAEVYANPEHYFDQVIEINLTELGPLLNGPFTPDLSTSVGKDMKEKATANDWPIAVEWGLIGSCTNSSYEDLSRASSIAQQAIDKGIKMKSELGINPGSEQVRYTAERDGILQVFERLDAKIFTNACGPCIGQWARYSDPKNAPKNSIVHSFNRNFAKRADGNPNTHAFVASPEITAAIAIAGRLDFNPMTDTLINEDGQEVMFDEPTGWELPPKGFAVQDNGYLAPEVDGSHVQVNVSPTSERLQLLEPFEPLGNAIYGARLLIKAFGKCTTDHISMAGPWLRFRGHLDNISNNCLIGAVNAYNQKTNFVKNQLTGEYGGVPDVQRQYKAKGIKTIVVGDHNYGEGSSREHAAMEPRFLGVAAVIVKSFARIHETNLKKQGMLGLTFANEADYDLIQEDDIFNFLDLKEFAPDKQLTLEAVHADGSINIIKLNHTYNDAQIAWYNEGSALNLIKKQNAS; encoded by the coding sequence ATGGCTTTTGATATTGAAATGATTAAAGACGTTTATTCTCGCACGAAAGAACGCGTAGACATTGCTAGAGAAGTGGTTGGAAGACCATTAACCCTTTCTGAAAAAATATTATACAATCATCTTTGGGATGGAAACCCTACAAAGGCTTTCGAGAGAGGAAAAGATTATGTGGATTTTGCACCAGATAGAATAGCATGTCAAGACGCTACGGCTCAAATGGCTTTATTGCAATTTATGCAAGCAGGTAAAAGTAAAGTTGCTGTACCCACGACCGTACATTGCGATCATTTAATTCAAGCTAAAGAAGGTGCTGCTGCCGATTTAAAACACGCAAACAGTGTAAGTAGTGAAGTATTTAATTTCTTAGAATCTGTTTCAAATAAATATGGTATTGGGTTTTGGAAACCAGGAGCCGGTATTATTCACCAAGTAGTTTTAGAAAATTATGCATTCCCAGGCGGGATGATGATTGGTACCGATTCGCATACTGTAAATGCAGGTGGATTAGGAATGGTTGCTATTGGTGTTGGTGGAGCCGATGCGGTTGATGTTATGGCAGGTATGGCTTGGGAACTTAAATTCCCGAAATTGATTGGTGTTAAATTAACAGGTAAATTATCTGGTTGGACAGCACCAAAAGATGTTATTTTAAAAGTAGCTGAAATTTTAACCGTAAAAGGAGGAACAGGCGCTATTGTTGAGTATTTTGGCCCAGGTGCCATTGCCATGTCATGTACTGGTAAAGGCACTATCTGTAATATGGGTGCTGAAATTGGAGCAACGACTTCTACTTTTGGTTACGATGAATCCATGGAGCGCTATTTACGTTCTACCGATAGAGCAGATGTGGCTGATGCTGCAAATGCTGTAAAAGAATATTTAACAGCAGATGCTGAAGTTTATGCAAACCCAGAACACTATTTCGATCAAGTAATAGAAATCAATTTAACTGAATTGGGCCCGTTATTAAATGGCCCTTTCACACCAGATTTATCTACATCTGTTGGTAAAGATATGAAGGAGAAAGCAACGGCTAACGATTGGCCAATCGCCGTAGAATGGGGATTAATCGGGTCGTGTACCAATTCATCATACGAAGATTTATCGCGTGCATCTTCCATTGCACAACAGGCTATTGATAAAGGTATTAAAATGAAATCAGAATTAGGTATCAATCCTGGCTCTGAACAAGTGAGATATACTGCCGAAAGAGATGGGATTCTTCAAGTATTTGAAAGATTGGACGCTAAAATATTCACAAATGCTTGCGGACCATGTATTGGGCAATGGGCGCGTTATAGCGATCCTAAAAATGCACCAAAAAACAGCATTGTTCACTCATTCAATAGAAACTTTGCTAAACGTGCCGATGGTAACCCAAATACACATGCGTTTGTGGCTTCACCAGAAATCACGGCAGCCATTGCCATTGCAGGACGTTTGGATTTCAATCCGATGACTGATACCTTAATCAATGAGGATGGACAGGAAGTGATGTTTGATGAACCAACAGGGTGGGAGTTACCACCAAAAGGCTTTGCGGTTCAAGATAATGGTTACTTAGCTCCTGAAGTTGATGGAAGCCATGTACAGGTGAATGTGTCTCCAACTTCAGAGCGTTTACAATTATTAGAGCCTTTCGAACCATTAGGAAATGCTATATACGGCGCTAGATTATTAATTAAAGCATTTGGAAAATGTACTACCGACCATATTAGTATGGCTGGACCATGGTTACGTTTCCGTGGGCATTTAGATAATATTTCAAACAACTGCTTAATTGGTGCGGTCAATGCATACAACCAAAAAACAAATTTTGTTAAAAACCAATTAACTGGTGAGTATGGTGGTGTACCAGATGTACAGCGTCAATACAAAGCCAAAGGCATTAAAACAATTGTTGTGGGTGACCATAACTATGGCGAAGGATCTTCTCGTGAGCATGCTGCTATGGAACCACGGTTTTTAGGCGTTGCTGCAGTTATTGTAAAATCGTTTGCGCGTATTCACGAAACAAACCTAAAAAAACAAGGGATGTTAGGTTTAACCTTTGCTAATGAAGCCGATTATGATTTAATACAAGAAGATGATATTTTCAACTTTTTGGATTTAAAGGAATTTGCTCCCGATAAGCAATTAACCCTTGAAGCAGTACATGCAGATGGTAGCATAAATATTATCAAATTAAACCATACTTATAATGATGCTCAAATAGCATGGTATAATGAAGGTTCTGCCTTAAACTTAATTAAAAAGCAAAATGCCTCTTAG
- a CDS encoding bifunctional aconitate hydratase 2/2-methylisocitrate dehydratase, whose product MNIYEDYIKEIEERKGQGLNPKPIDDAELLSAIIEQIKDLENKHRVDSLNFFIYNVVPGTTSAADVKAKFLKEIILGESVVEEITPAFALELLSHMKGGPSIEVLLDLALGENATIAKEAAEVLKTQVYLYEADTARLKDAYEKGSAIAKDILESYVQAEFFTKLPEIEEEIKIVTFIAGIGDISTDLLSPGGDAHSRSDRELHGQCIFEHNKEMQKNLLALKEQHPDKRVMLIAEKGTMGVGSSRMSGVNNVALWTGIQASPYVPFINIAPIIAGTNGISPIFLTTVGVTGGIGIDLKNWVKQKDADGNTILDADGEPVLEQKYSVETGTVLTINTKEKKLYSGDQELMDISASLTPQKVEFIKAGGSYAIVFGKKLQTFAAKTLGVDIPQVYAPSKEISIKGQGLTAVEKIFNKNAVGNTPGKILHAGSDVRVEVNIVGSQDTTGLMTAQELESMAAKVISPIVDGAYQSGCHTASVWDNKSKANIPKLMKFMNDFGLITARDPKGVYHSMTDVIHKVLNDITIDDWAIIIGGDSHTRMSKGVAFGADSGTVALALATGEATMPIPQSVKVTFKGNMKSYMDFRDVVHATQQQMLKQFGGENVFQGRVIEVHIGTLTADQAFTFTDWTAEMKAKASVCISEDETLIESLEIAKSRIQIMIGKGMDNDKQVLQGLIDKANKRIAEIKSGEKPALTPDANAKYFAEVVVDLDAIIEPMIADPDVYNEDVSKRYTHDTIRPLSFYGGNKKVDLGFIGSCMVHKGDMKILAQMLKNIESQQGKVEFNAPLVVAPPTYNIVDELKAEGDWEVLQKYSGFEFDDNEPKGLARTKYENMLYLERPGCNLCMGNQEKAEPGDTVMATSTRLFQGRVVKDSGEKKGESLLSSTPVVVLSTILGRTPNLSEYEAAVDGINLTKFKPSHKLLVN is encoded by the coding sequence ATGAACATTTATGAAGATTACATCAAGGAGATCGAAGAACGAAAAGGTCAGGGGCTTAATCCAAAGCCAATTGATGATGCCGAATTGTTAAGCGCAATTATAGAGCAAATTAAAGATTTAGAAAATAAGCATAGAGTGGATTCTCTTAACTTTTTCATATACAATGTTGTGCCTGGTACCACGAGTGCTGCTGACGTGAAAGCTAAATTTTTAAAAGAGATCATTCTTGGTGAATCAGTAGTGGAAGAAATCACGCCTGCTTTTGCTTTAGAGTTACTGTCGCATATGAAAGGAGGCCCTTCTATTGAAGTATTGTTGGATTTAGCTTTAGGGGAGAATGCCACTATAGCTAAAGAAGCTGCGGAAGTTCTCAAGACACAAGTTTACCTGTATGAAGCGGATACAGCACGTTTAAAAGATGCTTATGAAAAAGGAAGCGCGATTGCGAAAGATATTCTTGAGAGTTACGTTCAAGCTGAGTTTTTTACTAAGCTTCCAGAGATTGAAGAAGAAATAAAGATAGTTACTTTCATTGCTGGTATTGGTGATATTTCTACAGATTTACTTTCACCTGGAGGTGATGCGCATTCAAGATCAGATCGTGAGTTACACGGTCAGTGTATCTTCGAACATAATAAAGAGATGCAAAAGAATCTTTTAGCGTTAAAAGAACAGCATCCAGACAAACGTGTGATGTTAATTGCTGAAAAAGGAACGATGGGAGTTGGTTCTTCAAGAATGTCAGGAGTAAACAATGTGGCGTTATGGACAGGCATTCAAGCTAGTCCATATGTACCATTTATCAATATAGCTCCAATTATTGCTGGTACAAACGGTATCTCTCCAATTTTCTTAACGACCGTTGGAGTAACAGGAGGTATTGGAATTGATTTAAAAAACTGGGTAAAGCAAAAAGATGCTGATGGAAATACAATATTGGATGCTGATGGAGAACCAGTATTAGAGCAAAAATATTCTGTAGAAACCGGTACGGTTTTAACGATAAATACCAAAGAGAAAAAACTATATAGCGGCGACCAAGAATTAATGGATATTTCGGCTTCATTAACCCCACAAAAAGTGGAGTTTATCAAAGCCGGAGGATCTTATGCTATCGTATTTGGTAAAAAATTACAAACATTTGCAGCTAAAACTTTAGGAGTTGATATCCCTCAAGTGTATGCACCATCAAAAGAAATATCTATTAAAGGTCAAGGTCTTACTGCAGTCGAAAAAATATTCAATAAAAATGCTGTTGGTAATACACCAGGAAAAATATTGCATGCAGGATCAGATGTTCGAGTTGAAGTAAATATTGTTGGTTCACAAGACACAACAGGTTTAATGACCGCTCAGGAGCTAGAATCTATGGCAGCTAAGGTTATTTCTCCAATTGTTGATGGTGCTTACCAATCAGGATGTCATACAGCTTCAGTTTGGGACAATAAATCCAAAGCCAACATTCCAAAGCTAATGAAGTTTATGAATGACTTTGGTTTAATTACGGCGCGTGATCCTAAAGGTGTTTATCATTCCATGACGGATGTCATCCATAAAGTATTAAATGATATTACCATTGATGATTGGGCTATCATTATAGGTGGCGACTCGCACACGCGTATGTCAAAAGGTGTTGCTTTTGGAGCAGATTCTGGAACGGTTGCTTTAGCTTTAGCTACAGGAGAGGCAACCATGCCAATCCCACAGTCAGTAAAAGTGACTTTTAAAGGGAATATGAAGAGTTATATGGACTTCCGTGATGTAGTTCATGCAACACAACAGCAAATGTTAAAACAGTTTGGAGGTGAAAATGTATTCCAGGGAAGAGTTATAGAAGTTCATATTGGAACATTAACCGCAGATCAAGCCTTTACATTTACTGATTGGACTGCTGAAATGAAAGCGAAAGCTTCTGTTTGTATTTCGGAAGATGAAACTTTAATCGAATCTTTAGAAATCGCTAAATCTAGAATCCAAATCATGATAGGGAAGGGTATGGATAACGATAAACAAGTGCTTCAAGGATTAATCGATAAAGCTAATAAACGAATTGCAGAGATTAAATCTGGTGAAAAACCTGCTTTAACTCCTGATGCCAATGCTAAGTATTTTGCAGAGGTAGTTGTCGATTTGGATGCTATTATAGAACCAATGATTGCAGATCCTGATGTTTATAATGAGGATGTTTCCAAGCGTTATACACATGACACTATCAGGCCGCTTTCATTTTATGGAGGAAATAAAAAAGTAGATTTAGGATTTATTGGATCTTGTATGGTTCATAAAGGAGACATGAAAATTCTTGCTCAAATGCTTAAGAATATTGAATCTCAACAAGGAAAGGTTGAATTTAATGCACCGCTTGTTGTAGCACCTCCAACATATAATATTGTTGATGAATTGAAAGCTGAAGGTGATTGGGAAGTATTACAAAAGTACTCCGGTTTTGAATTTGATGACAATGAGCCTAAAGGATTGGCTCGTACTAAATATGAAAACATGTTGTATTTAGAGCGTCCAGGTTGTAACCTATGTATGGGGAACCAGGAAAAAGCAGAGCCAGGTGATACGGTGATGGCTACGTCAACACGTTTATTCCAAGGAAGAGTTGTTAAAGACTCCGGTGAGAAAAAAGGAGAATCATTACTATCTTCTACTCCAGTAGTAGTTCTTTCTACAATATTGGGTAGAACCCCAAATTTATCGGAGTATGAAGCTGCGGTAGATGGCATTAATTTAACAAAGTTTAAACCATCCCATAAGTTGTTGGTTAATTAA
- a CDS encoding AAA family ATPase: protein MSDVAAIEQFVKRYKDLKTEIAKVIVGQDEVVNQILISIFSGGHSLLIGVPGLAKTLMVNTIAQALGLEFKRIQFTPDLMPSDILGSEILDEDRHFKFIKGPIFSNIILADEINRTPPKTQAALLEAMQERAVTVAGHHYKLELPYFVLATQNPIEQEGTYPLPEAQLDRFMFAINLDYPSFKEEVEVVKATTSDNQAKVNALFSAKEITDFQHLIRRIPVADNVVEYAVTMVGKTRPNGDTASELVKNYIDWGAGPRASQNLILAAKTHAAIQGKFSPDIENVQAVALSILRHRIIKNYKAEAEGITETQIIKSLF, encoded by the coding sequence ATGTCTGATGTAGCTGCTATCGAACAATTTGTAAAACGATATAAAGATTTAAAAACAGAAATTGCCAAAGTTATTGTTGGTCAAGATGAGGTTGTAAATCAAATATTAATTTCTATTTTTTCTGGCGGACATTCATTACTTATTGGTGTGCCCGGTTTAGCAAAAACCTTGATGGTAAACACCATTGCACAAGCCTTAGGGCTGGAGTTTAAGCGCATTCAATTCACACCCGATTTAATGCCGAGTGATATTCTGGGCAGTGAAATTTTAGACGAAGACCGCCATTTTAAATTTATAAAAGGCCCCATCTTTTCTAATATTATTTTGGCAGATGAGATTAACAGAACACCTCCAAAAACACAAGCAGCTTTATTGGAAGCCATGCAAGAACGTGCAGTAACGGTAGCTGGACATCATTATAAATTGGAGTTACCCTATTTTGTATTGGCCACCCAAAATCCTATTGAGCAAGAAGGCACGTATCCATTACCAGAAGCACAATTAGACCGTTTTATGTTTGCTATTAATTTGGATTACCCTTCTTTTAAAGAAGAAGTTGAGGTTGTAAAAGCAACCACTTCAGACAATCAAGCAAAAGTGAATGCCCTTTTTTCAGCAAAAGAAATAACAGACTTTCAGCATTTAATAAGACGTATACCAGTAGCAGATAATGTTGTTGAATACGCAGTAACTATGGTTGGTAAAACTAGACCAAATGGCGACACTGCTAGTGAGCTAGTTAAAAATTATATCGATTGGGGAGCAGGCCCCAGAGCTTCACAAAACTTAATATTGGCAGCTAAAACACATGCTGCCATACAAGGTAAATTCTCTCCCGATATAGAAAATGTTCAAGCCGTAGCCCTTAGTATTTTAAGACATAGGATTATTAAAAATTATAAAGCCGAAGCTGAAGGTATTACCGAAACACAAATTATTAAGAGTCTATTTTAA
- a CDS encoding acyltransferase family protein produces the protein MYINYKHRIFGLDVIRAAAIILVLLSHTTLLLFPDKENTLLTIIRFFGTIGVDLFFVLSGFLIGGIILKQLTLEKTALKDFVHFWIRRWFRTLPNYFLILILNIFLVYVFYGEIVNGISHYFIFLQNFSEEQPNFFTESWSLSIEEYAYIVGPCLLYFLVLISKGIPKHLLYLCVTVLIILCVTLFRYHFHVNNVISSGQQWSHQLRKVVIYRVDSIYYGFIGAYFFMYFKPIWERYKKHLFYLAFVIFIGLHTIIFVYHISPENTSLFYNIFYLPIVSISLLLFFPLATSLKNESILKSKITKISILSYAIYLINYSIVLLSIQYFIDVSQASFIIKIVILFMYWLLSYQLSYLLFVYFERPTTNLRDKNFFKTRID, from the coding sequence ATGTATATAAATTATAAACATAGAATTTTTGGGCTGGACGTAATTAGGGCAGCAGCCATTATTTTAGTTTTACTTTCGCATACTACATTATTGCTATTTCCTGATAAGGAAAATACACTACTTACCATCATTCGCTTTTTTGGAACCATAGGAGTCGATTTATTTTTTGTATTAAGTGGTTTTTTAATAGGTGGCATCATTTTAAAGCAGCTCACTCTTGAAAAAACAGCATTAAAGGATTTTGTCCATTTCTGGATAAGACGCTGGTTTAGAACTTTACCCAATTATTTTTTAATTCTTATTCTAAACATTTTTTTAGTATATGTTTTTTATGGTGAAATAGTAAATGGTATAAGTCATTACTTTATTTTTTTACAAAACTTTTCAGAAGAACAACCAAATTTTTTTACTGAATCCTGGAGTTTGTCAATTGAAGAATACGCCTATATCGTTGGTCCTTGTTTATTGTATTTTTTAGTTTTGATTTCAAAAGGGATTCCAAAACATTTACTGTATCTATGTGTAACCGTGCTAATAATTTTATGTGTTACCTTGTTTAGGTATCATTTTCATGTAAACAATGTAATAAGTTCAGGTCAACAATGGAGTCACCAATTACGGAAAGTAGTTATTTATAGAGTCGATAGTATTTATTACGGTTTTATTGGAGCTTATTTTTTTATGTACTTTAAACCTATTTGGGAACGGTATAAAAAGCATCTTTTTTATCTGGCTTTTGTCATTTTTATAGGTTTGCATACCATTATTTTTGTCTATCATATAAGTCCGGAAAACACATCTTTATTTTATAACATTTTCTATTTGCCAATAGTGTCAATAAGTTTGCTTTTGTTTTTTCCTTTGGCTACTTCTTTAAAAAATGAGAGTATTTTGAAATCGAAAATAACCAAAATAAGCATTCTGTCGTATGCCATCTATTTGATAAATTATTCTATTGTGTTATTAAGCATTCAATATTTTATAGATGTATCACAGGCATCCTTCATCATTAAAATAGTAATTCTATTTATGTATTGGTTATTATCATATCAACTTAGTTACTTGCTGTTCGTGTATTTTGAAAGGCCAACAACGAATCTAAGAGATAAAAATTTTTTTAAAACAAGAATCGATTAA